A segment of the Sphingobacterium oryzagri genome:
GGAAACTCCTTAATAGTTAGTATATTGCTAAGTCTTCGCGCTAAAAATTAAAACGAATAATTAAGGATATTCCTGTATAAACAATATTTTTGTGCAGGCTTAAATTCTGAAAATGGCTAAGGAAAGAATCTCTATTTTTGATATGTTTAAAATTGGTATCGGGCCGTCGAGTTCGCATACCCTGGGACCATGGCGCGCAGCGCAACGTTTCGTACAGGTGCTGAAAGATAGAGAGCTGCTTCCACAAGTGGAAGGTATTCGTATTTTGCTATACGGGTCGCTCGCGAAAACAGGTGTCGGGCATGGAACCGATATTGCCGTCTTGTTAGGGCTTAGCGGAGATGATCCCGTCACGTTTGATGTGTATCAGGTTTTACCGAAAGTGCAGACGATCAAGACGACACAGCAAATTCTGCTCGGTGCGGAGCATTCTGTTCCGTTTTCTTACAGCGAAGATTTGATGTTTCTTTATACCGAAAGTTTACCTTTCCATCCGAATGCCTTAACATTTCAAGCCTTGCTACAAGATGGTACAGCCGTTTCGGAAACTTACTATTCCATCGGTGGTGGATTCGTCGTGCAGGAAGACGATACGGAAAGTGTGCTTAGCGAGATCGATTTGCCTTTTCCTGTCGATACGGCGCAAGAGTTGATGGTTTGGTGTATGCGCACCGGACTGAAAATTTCGGAACTGGTGATGGAGAATGAATTTTCATGGCGTACAGAAGAAGAAACCAAAGCCGGCGTGTTGCAAATTTTCCATACGCTGAAAGATTGTATATACAAAGGATGTCATACGGCGGGCGTGTTGCCTGGTGGTTTACACGTGGAACGTCGTGCGGCCAAAATGAATAAGCGTTTGTTACAGGGAGGATCGTATACCGACTACGATTCCTGGTTACAAGCCATTCGGCAAGGTGGAAAAGATTTCGCTTATATCCTGGATTGGGTAAGCTGTTTCGCACTGGCTGTCAACGAGGAGAATGCTTCCTTTGGTCGCGTCGTTACGGCGCCTACGAATGGAGCTTCTGGTGTTATTCCGGCTGTGCTGCAATATTATATCACGTTTCACGATGCTTACAAGGACGAAAAAATTATCCAGTTTATTGCAACAGCGTCAGAAATAGGTTCTATATTTAAAAAAGGGGCTACGATTTCTGCTGCCATGGGCGGCTGTCAAGCTGAAATCGGCGTGTCTTCTGCTATGGCTGCAGGTGCGCTTACGGAGTGTCTGGGCGGCTCGCAGCGCCAAGTACTGATGGCTGCAGAGATCGCAATGGAACATCATCTGGGATTAACCTGCGATCCGATTGGCGGCTTGGTGCAGATACCGTGTATAGAGCGCAACACGATGGGCGCCGTAAAAGCCATTACGGCTGCGCAGCTGGCGTTAAATTCGAATCCTGATAAAGCTAAGGTGAGCCTCGACGCGGTGGTGAGCACCATGTGGGAGACGGCGCAAGATATGAATGTGAAATATAAAGAAACCGCCGATGGTGGCTTGGCGATAAAAGTCCCGTTGAGCTTGCCTGAATGTTAACCTCATTAAAGCAGGGGCAGCATTTTAGATAGGGCGAATAAGGGATGGTGAAAAAATAGTAGAAAGGTTTTTATGCAATATGCTGCTTTAGCTTCAGGAAGTAACGGAAATAGCTATTATATAGCAAATGGGCAAGATGCTGTGTTGATCGACGTGGGTATCAACACGAAACAGATGGAACTGCGGATGGCAAAATTAGCGATCAATCCGGCCAGTATATCCGCGATCTTTATTACGCATGAGCATAGCGATCATATCCGCGGATTATCCGTGTTTTGTAAACGTTATCAAATACCGGTATATATTACTGCAGGTTCGTATAAAGGATCTCGCTTACATCTTCCCGACCATTTGGTAAACATCATCCTGCCCAATGCAAAGATCGAGATTGGTACACTTCAGGTATACGGTATTCCAAAATATCACGATGCCCAAGAGCCCTGCAGCTTTCTTGTCAGCAACGGAACGCATAATATTGGTGTACTGACGGATCTCGGTCGTGCCTGCGATAATGTGAAGCATGTGATCAAACATGCTGATGTATTGCTGTTAGAGGCCAATTATGATGAGGAAATGCTCGAAAAGGGGCGGTATTCTTTTTACCTGAAAAATCGTATTCGCAGTGGTTGGGGACATATTTCCAATAAGTTGTCGCTGGATGTTTTTTTGGAAAACCGAACCCAGCGATTGCAGCACCTGATTCTTTCGCACCTTTCCGGCCAAAACAACACCGTCGAGCTGGTTCATGAAACTTTTGCGCCGCATTGTGCCGCGATCAAGCTTTCGATAGCGACGCGTTATGAAGAAACCGAATTGTTTGATTTGCAGAGCCTTTCGCTAGAAAAGAATGTCTTGGTTCGCGTGGAAAAATATTCAGCACAGCAAACCAGTTTGTTTGTAAACGAGTCTTCATCCGTGTAAACAAGGTTTAGCATGACGATCAAAGAGCGGGTAGTACATATTGCAACGCATAAAGGACTTGGAAAAGTAAGTTTCTTTTCCGCTTTGGGATTATCCTATGCAAATTTTAAAGGTCCGCAAAAACTCTCGGCATTAAGTGCAGAAACCTTGGTGCGCATACTTCGCCAGTATCCAGAAATTAGCCCCGTATGGTTGTTGATGGGGGAGGGCGCCATGTTACGCGAAGAGCAGCAACTAAACGAACAGTCTGTTGCGCTGGCTGCCGAAGAAACTCAGCAACATCTTATTCAGGCGCAGGATAAAACCATCCGATCGTTAGAAAGGCAGATCGAATTTTTAGAACGGGAGATTCAGTTTTTACGCCAACCTTAAACCCGATCATGATGCGACGACAACAGCAAAAAAAGCTTTTTAAATGCGTTTATTTGTTTCTTCTCTGCGGATGCTTTCTTTTGATCGGCACAAATCACCTCGTTCAGGCCCAATCCTTATCCAAACGACCGGTTTATACGTCTAAGTGGACCTATTTGCATACATCGGCAGATGCTAAATCAGCTGTTTTGGGCGTGCTTGCCACGGAGGCATCGGTATGGTTACTAGATTCTACAGGCACGCACTACAAAGTTCAGGTCAGCAATGATGATATCGGTTATATTGAAAAACAACGATTAACGACGGCGATGTTCGGTCGCGTGTCTGCGGGCGAGCCTTCGACATACTTCTATCGCGGAGCCGAAGGGCATCAGGGGCCGCATGTGTATGTGCAGGCTGCCGAACTTCGCGTGCGCAATAAACCTTCGCTGGAAGGTGTGGCGGTGCGCCGCACCCGATTAAATGAATATATCAGTATCGATTATTATCCACTTTACGATGATGCTTGGATTTACGTAGGTGATCATTTTCATGAAAATCCGGGGTATATTCCGTTGCGTTTTGTAGGTAAACAACTTAGCTACACGGAGGTGCTGCAAGATTATCTGGCGGCGCGCGATAATGATCCGGCGCAAGAAGCTAAACTGGCGGGTCGTTTGCGTGAGCTGGCTTGGTTGGGTAAGCCGCACGAATTGTTGCAAGGGTTGCGCTATTTTGCCGAGACGATGCAAAAATTGGGCATCAATAACCCCCATATTGATCTGGATTTTGAGTTGTTTTTCGCGGAGAAGCATGCCGGCTATCTTAGCGATTTTGAGCAATATGAGCAAGTATTTCGAAAATTGAATATGCACTATCGGCTTTACCAGACAAAAGGCGAAGACGGGAAAATTACTGAAAAGCAAACGCAGGCAATGGGCCTAAGAAAGGTGAAGCAAATACCAGATTTTCCGGAGTGCGGCTGGTATCCGCTATATTTTTACACCAATGAACATGTTGTTATCGCATTCGAAGAAAATCAGTCGACAGCTATTGTCGGTTCGGTTTACAGCTTGCTATTTGCAGACGGTGTCGCGTTGGTTTTGGGCGATCAACAAATCGATCAACATTATACCGAAGAGCGATTTGTATCTGCTTTCGGTCAGCTATTGCAGGCAGATTGGATCGGAGAGCCGCATACGTACCGTATAATGAACGGCGACGGTGGCTTCTTTCTGTTTAAATTTAAACAGGGGCTCGCGGTTAGCTTTGAATCGTTTTATTACTGCTAAACCCGCCCTGGCTACTGCAACTGCATGCCAAAGAGATCAGCGATATGCGTTTTGAGCTTTTGTTTTACTTCTTCGATAGGTAATTTACGGTTCAACTCGCGCTCCAAAGATGTGACGTCTTTATCGTCAATTCCGCAAGGAATGATGTGGTTAAAGTAATTCAGGTCAGTATTGACATTAAATGCAAAGCCATGCATCGTCACCCAGCGTGAGGCACGCACGCCCATCGCGCATATTTTTCGCGCTTTTTCATTGTCAGCATCAATCCATACACCTGTAAATCCTTCGTATCGTCCAGCCGTGATGCCATAGTCCGCACAGGTACGTATTACCGCCTCTTCCAGCGTTCGGAGATACAAGTGGATATCAGTAAAAAAGTTGTCGAGATCGATTATTGGAT
Coding sequences within it:
- a CDS encoding L-serine ammonia-lyase, whose amino-acid sequence is MAKERISIFDMFKIGIGPSSSHTLGPWRAAQRFVQVLKDRELLPQVEGIRILLYGSLAKTGVGHGTDIAVLLGLSGDDPVTFDVYQVLPKVQTIKTTQQILLGAEHSVPFSYSEDLMFLYTESLPFHPNALTFQALLQDGTAVSETYYSIGGGFVVQEDDTESVLSEIDLPFPVDTAQELMVWCMRTGLKISELVMENEFSWRTEEETKAGVLQIFHTLKDCIYKGCHTAGVLPGGLHVERRAAKMNKRLLQGGSYTDYDSWLQAIRQGGKDFAYILDWVSCFALAVNEENASFGRVVTAPTNGASGVIPAVLQYYITFHDAYKDEKIIQFIATASEIGSIFKKGATISAAMGGCQAEIGVSSAMAAGALTECLGGSQRQVLMAAEIAMEHHLGLTCDPIGGLVQIPCIERNTMGAVKAITAAQLALNSNPDKAKVSLDAVVSTMWETAQDMNVKYKETADGGLAIKVPLSLPEC
- a CDS encoding MBL fold metallo-hydrolase, giving the protein MQYAALASGSNGNSYYIANGQDAVLIDVGINTKQMELRMAKLAINPASISAIFITHEHSDHIRGLSVFCKRYQIPVYITAGSYKGSRLHLPDHLVNIILPNAKIEIGTLQVYGIPKYHDAQEPCSFLVSNGTHNIGVLTDLGRACDNVKHVIKHADVLLLEANYDEEMLEKGRYSFYLKNRIRSGWGHISNKLSLDVFLENRTQRLQHLILSHLSGQNNTVELVHETFAPHCAAIKLSIATRYEETELFDLQSLSLEKNVLVRVEKYSAQQTSLFVNESSSV
- the lipB gene encoding lipoyl(octanoyl) transferase LipB yields the protein MQNKNVQFIDWGLLDYQEAWDKQEAVFADTLAIKHDNRIHATALATPNYLIFTEHPHVYTLGKSGHAEYLLLDEEGLKAKEANFYKINRGGDITYHGPGQIVGYPIIDLDNFFTDIHLYLRTLEEAVIRTCADYGITAGRYEGFTGVWIDADNEKARKICAMGVRASRWVTMHGFAFNVNTDLNYFNHIIPCGIDDKDVTSLERELNRKLPIEEVKQKLKTHIADLFGMQLQ